GTCAATTGCAATTCACGGATAAGATCCTTGATTGTATCGCTGGTAAGATGCAGTTCTTCCTCTATCTTTGAACATCTGCTCTGGGTTGCAAGGTCACGACCAAGCTGGCGTAATTCTTTCGCAGAGGAAATATGGAGCTTGTTTTCCAGTTGTTGCTTCTTTTCCTTGTACGAACGAATCTTGTTCTCCGCATTGATGAAATCCATTGTAAACGTAGTGATTTCTTCTGGTTGAAGCTCAACTTTTGCCAGTTTTTTCAAAAGCATGGAACGGGTTTTCCCGAGGACTTCATCGTGGAATACATCTTCCCCACTGCTGATCATCTGCTCTTTCTTGGCAATATAGTTTTTCAGGGGACCCTGCAAATCTTTGAGCTGTTCTTTATAATATTGGCTATAACGTTTCTGGTTGGTTACCAGTTCCTTATAATCCTTGGCATTGTATTCTTCTTCCTGACCTTCGATCTTGGTATTGAGTGTTTTGATAATCTCATAGAAAAGCGTAATCATAATACCGCTTTCCTGGATGACTTCCTTGATAATCAAGGCCCCGTCTTCCATTTTTTTACTCAGCTCAACTTCCTGTTCAGCTGTGAGCAGGTTCTCTTTACCAATCTCACGGAGATACAGACGGATCGGGTCATCCCCGGAGGCATCACTCTTATCGGTTCCAAGAATAGTGTTATGGCGGACATGCTCTATCTCGCCATCGTGGTCATCGAGGCTTGAAATATCAATATAATGGTCACTACCGCCGACAGAGTCGTCGTCAGTACCCATACTGCTCCAATCGTTCTTGATTGTGCCGGCAGACTCATCGTCGTCCAAGGATGCATCATCACTATCTTCATCTTCTTGGTCCTCGTCTGAGGCATCCTTCGTCAAGGAAGAGGAATCCTTCACATTAGCAGTGGAAAAATCATCAAGCAAGGCATCGACAGGGATATCGTCGTCCAAGGCCCCTTCCAGCAAGTCGGGGTCTTCTGGTTCGTCCTCGATATCACCTTCAATTTCATCCTGGCTTGGACCATCGCTGAAAATACTCCCAGGAATAGGTTCGTTATTTTCTGTAACCTGGATTTCCAACTCACTAAGTGTCTGCATTATTTCATCCATCGCTTCATCACTTTCTTTCTCAGAACCTAGTGCCTTTCGAATGTCCTCTTTGGAGACGTGTCCAGTCTCGGCTGAGCGCGCTACCATGTCCTTGACGATGGTCTGTGAAATGTTTTCATCAAGCATCTGTATCTATCCTACCCTGTTTAATTATCCTGTCCGAGCACTTGCTTCAAAAGAGAAATCTTTGCATCGATTTCCGTTTTCTCACGAAGCAATTCCTCGATCCCTTCTTCTGCAGTTCCATCACTGAGACTTATATCAAGCAACCGTTTGCTACTCGCTCTCTTTTTTTCATAATTCCTGAGTTGAATCCGATTCACTGCCTCATTGAGCACTTTCTGGGGTGCTAATCTAAACTCTTCCATGGTAAAGGAAGTAGCGACATCACTTCTGAGCTGTGGATCATCAATCATCTGCAGGATGTATTCATCGTTTTTCCCGACATCCTCTCGAGCGGCATCCTCTAACACATCGTAAAGTGCTTCGGCCTCCTGGTCTTCAAGATCCTCTATTGCCAGCTTGTACCTAAACTGTACGTACAGGCTCCTATTGTTGACAAGGGTCAACATTGCATACAAATCGACGGAAATCGAAGCAGGATTAAGCGGCTTAACATGATCTCCTTTGACCGGAACCTGGGGTTCGGCGGTTCTCGTGTGCCCACGTGAATAATCGTCAATAATCGAGGATTCGTCAACCTTCAGCAAGAGCGAAAGATGTTTGATGAGGTCTTCCTTCTCGATTGCAGACTCCGTTGCATCCAAATATGGCCTAACTTTCGAAAAAACCAGTGATTTTCCTCTGGACGTCGTTATATCATACTGATTTATTGCATTGTTTACAAGATAATCAAAGCCCTGTATCGGATGTTGTAGGTCTGAGCGTAGAGATTCCTCGCCTTGTTTCTCAACCAATTCCGATGCATCCTTGGCCAAAGAGAGCTTGAGAACCGTGTTTGCTATACCATGGCTCTGTGCAATCGTCAGGGCCTTTACCGTAGCGCTCTGCCCTGCAGCATCACTGTCAAAGAGCGTTGTCACCGAAGTGCAGTAACGCCTCAGCAGTTTCGCCTGCTCATTGGTAAAGGAAGTCCCCAGGGGTGCCATGGCATTTGTCAGACCGCTCTGATGGAGGGCCACCACGTCGAAATTCCCTTCGCAGAGAATTGCAGACTGGCTTTTTTTAATAGTATCGAGAGATTCGTAGAGGCCGAACAAGTTGTTCTTCTTGCTATAGATCGGAGTCTCTGGCGTATTGATATATTTCGCCTTGCTTGTGCCAGAAAGATCACGTGCCCCGAAGGCGACGGTCTTCCCCTGCCAGGTACGGATAGGGAACATGAGGCGGTCTCTAAATAAGGGATATTTTGCTGTATTCTGGCTGAAGAGACCACTTTGGCTGAGCAATTCATCACTATAATGCTGCTTTACCAAAAAGCTATACAACCAATTGGCATTGTCCGGAGCATAGCCAAGGTTGAATTTTTCCCACATCTCGGGTTTTACGTTCCTTGCTTCCAGGTAGTCCCTACCCTTTTTCCCCATTTTTGAATTGGTAAGGATAAAATGGAAGGAACCTGCAATTTTGTCATACAAATCGTACAAGGTCTCATTGAGATCGCGTTTCTTCCTATCTTCCGGGTTTTCATCGGCAAGCTCGACATTCGCTTTTTTTGCAAGCATTTTCACCGCTTCAACGAAAGGGACCTTTTCCATCTCCATAACGAAGTCGAACATGGATCCACCTTTCTTGCAACTGAAGCAATAATAGAACCCTTGGTCATCAACGACAGAAAATGAAGCTGTCTTTTCCTGGTGGAAAGGACATAAACCCCAAAGCCTCCCCCCCCTGCTGGAAAGGGTGACATAATCGGAGACTACTTCGCTGATAGGAATCTTTGCCTTGATTTGATCAAGGACAGAATCTGATATCTTTGCCATCGGTTACCTTATACTATCGTAATAGGTACTTCATCAGATTCTACAGAAAGGAATTTTTCAATTTCCGC
The sequence above is a segment of the Sphaerochaeta pleomorpha str. Grapes genome. Coding sequences within it:
- the dnaG gene encoding DNA primase, which encodes MAKISDSVLDQIKAKIPISEVVSDYVTLSSRGGRLWGLCPFHQEKTASFSVVDDQGFYYCFSCKKGGSMFDFVMEMEKVPFVEAVKMLAKKANVELADENPEDRKKRDLNETLYDLYDKIAGSFHFILTNSKMGKKGRDYLEARNVKPEMWEKFNLGYAPDNANWLYSFLVKQHYSDELLSQSGLFSQNTAKYPLFRDRLMFPIRTWQGKTVAFGARDLSGTSKAKYINTPETPIYSKKNNLFGLYESLDTIKKSQSAILCEGNFDVVALHQSGLTNAMAPLGTSFTNEQAKLLRRYCTSVTTLFDSDAAGQSATVKALTIAQSHGIANTVLKLSLAKDASELVEKQGEESLRSDLQHPIQGFDYLVNNAINQYDITTSRGKSLVFSKVRPYLDATESAIEKEDLIKHLSLLLKVDESSIIDDYSRGHTRTAEPQVPVKGDHVKPLNPASISVDLYAMLTLVNNRSLYVQFRYKLAIEDLEDQEAEALYDVLEDAAREDVGKNDEYILQMIDDPQLRSDVATSFTMEEFRLAPQKVLNEAVNRIQLRNYEKKRASSKRLLDISLSDGTAEEGIEELLREKTEIDAKISLLKQVLGQDN
- the rpoD gene encoding RNA polymerase sigma factor RpoD; translated protein: MLDENISQTIVKDMVARSAETGHVSKEDIRKALGSEKESDEAMDEIMQTLSELEIQVTENNEPIPGSIFSDGPSQDEIEGDIEDEPEDPDLLEGALDDDIPVDALLDDFSTANVKDSSSLTKDASDEDQEDEDSDDASLDDDESAGTIKNDWSSMGTDDDSVGGSDHYIDISSLDDHDGEIEHVRHNTILGTDKSDASGDDPIRLYLREIGKENLLTAEQEVELSKKMEDGALIIKEVIQESGIMITLFYEIIKTLNTKIEGQEEEYNAKDYKELVTNQKRYSQYYKEQLKDLQGPLKNYIAKKEQMISSGEDVFHDEVLGKTRSMLLKKLAKVELQPEEITTFTMDFINAENKIRSYKEKKQQLENKLHISSAKELRQLGRDLATQSRCSKIEEELHLTSDTIKDLIRELQLTDKNLKNIEYQFEEQAENILTHSTKIKFGQKMMKDAKDRLIRANLRLVVSIAKKYTNRGLHFFDLVQEGNIGLIKAVEKFEYRKGFKFSTYATWWIRQAITRSISDQARTIRVPVHMIEQINKVVRESRMLMQSLGREPTDEEVAEKLGWTESKVKAVKNVAREPISLETPVGEEEDSLLSDFIEDKEVENPATQTAYSLLQEQLKDVLATLPAREQEVLKMRFGLEDGYSLTLEEVGLYFEVTRERIRQIEAKALRRLRHPKRSRKLKDFI